One genomic window of Candidatus Zixiibacteriota bacterium includes the following:
- a CDS encoding MotA/TolQ/ExbB proton channel family protein has product MKQSVFVTLNLIISLAIGTFIWLQLPAYLQEGGPLVAVLISLLVMLIAFIIERLLSLNKAKGKGSPQSFFKSIVMMVQKNDYDGALAACDKQRGSLANVLRAGIEHYKTIKDSSMDPEKRLEETQRAIEEANALEVPLLERNLIALSTIASIATMVGLLGTTIGMIRAFNATGHASGGVIDATQLATGISEALVNTAGGLTSAIVGIVAYNFFVNKVDSFNYTIDEASYEVLQLIKHKEGK; this is encoded by the coding sequence GTGAAGCAATCCGTTTTCGTGACACTCAATCTGATCATCTCCCTGGCGATCGGAACTTTCATTTGGTTACAGTTGCCGGCTTATCTGCAGGAAGGTGGTCCGCTGGTGGCTGTTCTGATCTCTCTTCTGGTTATGCTGATCGCGTTCATTATTGAGAGACTGCTGTCACTGAACAAGGCCAAGGGCAAAGGCTCTCCGCAGTCGTTCTTTAAGAGCATTGTCATGATGGTCCAGAAAAACGATTACGACGGCGCTCTGGCCGCCTGTGACAAGCAGCGTGGTTCTCTGGCCAATGTGCTCCGTGCCGGTATTGAACATTATAAGACCATAAAAGACAGTTCTATGGATCCTGAGAAGCGTCTGGAGGAAACTCAGCGCGCGATCGAAGAAGCCAACGCGCTCGAGGTACCGCTTCTGGAGCGCAACCTGATCGCTCTGTCGACTATCGCTTCTATTGCAACTATGGTCGGTCTTCTGGGTACAACTATTGGAATGATTCGTGCCTTTAACGCCACCGGTCATGCTTCCGGCGGTGTTATCGACGCCACCCAGCTGGCGACCGGTATCTCCGAAGCGCTGGTCAATACCGCTGGTGGTTTGACATCGGCTATCGTCGGTATTGTGGCTTACAACTTTTTTGTCAACAAGGTCGATTCATTCAATTACACTATCGACGAAGCTTCATACGAAGTTTTGCAGTTGATCAAGCATAAAGAAGGTAAGTAA